A portion of the Lolium rigidum isolate FL_2022 chromosome 1, APGP_CSIRO_Lrig_0.1, whole genome shotgun sequence genome contains these proteins:
- the LOC124653729 gene encoding uncharacterized protein LOC124653729: MSLVSSRSIRSADFALPGLMMSAGVGVWAVRAQAKQVSDEAEQLAKTRAQVCVEMVEKQGRIAALEMECATLKQTLELLHQEITSTTTKLSEKRLFYTKTAETLTVKLQEHQDWLGSNKNKMVAVEPFVEAPPNTQNFVEGKGYGMLKSTGSIDKESDVGSKQLELAQLKIDDIKEKRSRLLLEISEHKQILEQDRNITCSFPAAVQQMDMKSLEEEYKALQCDKAGEIEYLQSIEERINGMKGVSDPIKCCCGLEYTVELGGETMCAS, encoded by the exons ATGTCCCTTGTTTCCTCGCGCTCCATTCGCTCTGCTGATTTCGCCTTGCCTGGGTTAATGATGTCTGCCGGTGTTGGTGTTTGGGCAGTGAGGGCGCAGGCGAAGCAGGTCAGCGACGAGGCCGAACAACTTGCCAAGACGAGGGCGCAGGTctgtgtggagatggtcgagaagCAGGGTAGGATCGCCGCACTGGAGATGGAGTGCGCCACGCTGAAGCAG ACATTAGAGCTCCTCCATCAGGAAATCACAAGTACAACCACAAAACTTAGCGAGAAAAG ATTGTTTTACACAAAGACAGCTGAAACTTTGACTGTCAAACTGCAAGAGCATCAG GATTGGCTTGGTTCAAATAAGAATAAGATGGTTGCAGTAGAACCATTT GTTGAAGCACCTCCGAACACGCAAAACTTTGTTGAAG GGAAGGGGTATGGAATGCTTAAGTCAACAGGGAGCATAGACAAG GAATCTGATGTTGGAAGCAAGCAGCTGGAGTTGGCTCAACTTAAGATAGACGATATCAAAGAAAAAAGATCACGACTCCTCTTAGAAATCAGCGAA CATAAGCAGATCCTTGAGCAGGATAGGAACATAACCTGTAGCTTTCCT GCTGCAGTACAGCAGATGGATATGAAGTCCTTGGAGGAGGAATACAAAGCCCTACAATGTGATAAAGCTGGAGAAATTGAGTACTTGCAGTCTATTGAAGAACGAATCAACGGAATGAAG GGAGTTTCTGATCCTATCAAATGCTGCTGCGGACTGGAGTACACGGTAGAACTAGGCGGTGAAACCATGTGTGCGAGTTAA
- the LOC124686154 gene encoding RNA-binding protein with multiple splicing 2-like has translation MAGAGIHPFHQQWPPAAAVLAPPAVPPPPPVPGAPDATARPGSDEVRTIFITGLPVDVKERELQNLLRWLPGFEASQINFKGDQPMGFALFSYADHAIAAKAALQDLVFDAETNSKLHIEMAKKNLFIKRGVGADANPMDQSKRLRTGGDYTHSPYAPPPFHPPPPAVSMWGTAGYIAAPPPYNPYAAYPVPPVPMTSPSPVPPTAYAPVQNTKDNPPCNTLFIGNLGETVVEEELRGLFCLQPGFKQMKVLRQDRNTVCFIEFEDVGSASAVHHTLQGAVIPSSGRGGMRIQYPLLVYNLVS, from the exons ATGGCTGGCGCCGGCATCCACCCGTTTCACCAACagtggccgcccgcggcggcggtgCTAGCACCTCCCGCcgtcccgccgcctcctcctgttCCCGGTGCACCAGACGCCACCGCCCGCCCCGGCTCTGACGAGGTCCGCACCATCTTCATCACGGGGCTCCCCGTCGACGTTAAGGAGCGGGAGCTGCAGAACCTGCTGCGCTGGCTCCCGGGCTTCGAGGCATCGCAGATCAACTTCAAGGGAGACCAACCCATGGGGTTCGCGCTCTTCTCCTACGCAGACCACGCCATCGCCGCAAAGGCCGCGCTGCAG GATCTGGTCTTTGACGCGGAGACCAATTCGAAGCTGCACATCGAGATGGCCAAGAAGAATCTGTTCATCAAAAGAG GTGTGGGAGCTGATGCAAATCCTATGGACCAAAGCAAACGCTTGCGAACTGGTGGAGATTACACCCATtctccgtatgctcctcctccatttCACCCACCCCCACCAGCTGTTTCCATGTGGGGGACTGCAgg ttatattgcagcaccgcctcCTTATAATCCATATGCTGCCTACCCGGTGCCGCCGGTACCAATGACTTCACCTTCTCCTGTGCCACCAACAGCATATGCTCCCGTGCAG AACACCAAAGATAACCCTCCCTGCAATACCCTTTTCATTGGAAATCTTGGTGAAACTGTTGTTGAAGAGGAATTGAGGGGCCTGTTCTGCTT GCAACCTGGTTTCAAACAAATGAAAGTGTTgcgtcaagacagaaacactgtcTGCTTTATTGAATTTGAA GATGTGGGTTCTGCTTCTGCTGTACATCATACTTTGCAGGGTGCTGTTATTCCTAGTTCTGGTCGCGGTGGAATGCGAATTCAATATCCTTTATTAGTTTATAATTTGGTTTCATAA
- the LOC124686167 gene encoding ATP synthase subunit epsilon, mitochondrial, with product MSATTAAVPFWRAAGMTYIGYSNVCAALVRSCLKEPYKSEVASREKVHFSLSKWSDEKQEKPTLRTDDE from the exons ATGTCGGCGACTACGGCGGCGGTGCCCTTCTGGCGTGCAGCGGGGATGACCTATATCGGCTACTCCAACGTCTGCGCCGCCCTGGTGCGGAGCTGCCTCAAGGAGCCCTACAAGTCCGAGGTCGCCTCCCGCGAGAAGGTCCACTTCTCCCTCTCCAAGTGGTCCGACGAAAAGCAGGAGAAGCCCA CTCTCCGCACAGATGATGAATGA